The nucleotide window AATAATCCAATCAAACGGATCCTCCAATTCCACCCAATCAGCTTTCCAACTCCTCATCGGAAAGCAGGCACGAATCGAGCTCTTTTCGAATGTGTGCTTCATCCATATCTGCCCCAATGATGACAAAACTCAGTTATCCGATCCCCGTAGTTCTCATGCCAATGCGGGAGCATTTCTTCATCCGATCATTTCACCAGCTCGCTTTTTTAACGCCCGGGAGCTGCCCTTTATGCGCGTACTCGCGAAAAGCAATACGGGACATTTTATATTTTCGAAACACGCCACGCGGACGTCCCGTAATCTGGCATCGGCTCGTCAATCGAGTTGGCGATGAATCGCGCGGGAGTTTTCGCAAGGCTTCATAATTCCCTTCTTCCTTCAGCTTTTTGCGAAGCTCCGCATACTGTGCAACGAGTTGTTCCCGTTTTTGTTCTTTCACGATCTTCGATTTTTTTGCCACTCATCGTCACCCTTTCAATTATTAAATCGTAACTATTACGATTTAAGGTTAAAACACCTTTTTCCTATTGTCAAGCCGAAATGCTTTTTCAAAAACGCACACATTTTATTTGTTTTAGTCCCTGTAACCAGCTTATGAAATGTGTAACGGCATTACGGGGTATACCATCATCGAACAAAATAACATTTTTATTTCCTCCCCCTATTGTGTTCCTTCAAAGATGATGGTAATATACAAAACGTAATAATTACGATTTACATAAAAAAAGGAGTGATCTTGTATGAGTAAAAAACTGCTCAGAAGTTCGGGAATCGTATTTGTAGCCCTGATGCTTGCATCATGCCAGGATTCTGCTGCAGACGAAGAAGATACCGAATCGGAGGAGGTGGAAACAGCAGCCACAGAAGAAACAACAGAAGATAAGGAGGCAACCGAAGAAGGGGAGCACGACCACGATCATGACCATGAGTCCGAAGAAAATGCAGAAGCAGGCGATGCCGAAATTGAAGGATTCATCGACCATTACCACACCGGTGATACAGTGGAACTTACGGCAACAACTGAAGAAGATGAAGGCGATGGCCATTGGCACTGGTATATCCGAGGCGGAGAGGAAGGAGAATGGGAAGAAGCTGACGGCGGAGATGGAGATACATTTGAAGCTGAAGCGGTAAACCACCAGCAGATAAAAGCGACATTATACGATGATGATCATGAAGTCATCAGTGAAACCGAGCCTGTCACCGTCATCATTGATGACCATGATGGCGATGTCTATGAAGGATATTTCGACGATGAAGATGTCGAAGACAGGGATATTTCAGACTGGGCCGGAGAGTGGAAGTCTGTCTATCCTTACTTTCAAGAAGGTGAGCTTGACGAAGTATTTGAACATAGAGCCGAAGAAAGTGACGACATGTCAGTTGAAGATTACGAGGCGTATTATGAAACAGGTTACGCCACGAGTGTAGATAACATCGAAATAACAGAAGATGGCGAGTTTACATTCCATGACGACGATGAAACATATTCAGGCACCTATGACTATGACGGTTACGAAATCCTTGAATATGAAGCAGGCAACCGTGGTGTCCGCTACATTTTTGAATTGGATGAAGGAGACGATGATGCGCCTCAGAACATTCAGTTCAGCGACCATATCATCGCACCGCAACCTTCTTCCCATTTCCATATCTATTGGGGAGATGACAGAGACGAGCTTCTGGATGAAGTGGACCATTGGCCAACCTACTACCCTGTAGATTGGAGCGTCGATCAGATCGTAGATGATCTGCTCCTGCACTAATCATTCAATGAGATTGTGAAAAGAGTTATTAGCGTTGTGCTGCCACTCACGAAAGAAAGCTTCCCTTATAAGGGAAGCTTTCTCATATATCTTTATGATGTGTGTATGTTTAATCTATATCTATCATGTTTTTCATTCCCTTTTTGCACCAGAATCAAACTTATATAAATGTTCCAATTCACTGAGCGTCATTATTTTTGAAATGATTTTGTTTTAATAACTGCTGAATGATTCTATCTTTTCGTCTTTCGACTACCTTCTATAATGCTCCCATCCCCCCGTAAGTAAGTCTAATATTTAAGGCTCTTCACCAAAATCTATGGCTGACAAACTAAGACAATTATGATTGGTAGTGACCGCTACGGAAAAACACTACGCTTTCCGTTGCCCCCGAGCTTTCCCACAGGAGTCTACGTGTTTTTCCTTCACTCGCTAGTGTTTTTCCCATATTTAATCACGAATATCAACCATTTGTTTTAGTGTTGACCCATACTTAGGGACTGCTGAATAACGGAAAAAGATTGGCACATAAGCATTTTCCGTTGATGTTGTCAAAACTGGATGCAAGAAAATCTATCCTAAAAGCAGAAAACCCTTGCACGTCTGGCAACACACGGAGGGACGGTGCTGCAATGGCGAGACTCCAGCGGAAAAACGGACGCGTCAAGCCCCCGAAGCGCCGGTTTTGCGCGAGGAGGCTTGACCGTTCGTCCGCGGAAAGCGAAGCCATGAAAGCGGCATCCCGGCTCCAACTAATATATGTAAGTTGTTCAGCAATCCCTACTTAAGACAGAATTTTTTAATGCCCATTTATATACGCTGTTTATTGACCCAATGATAAACGAACAATTTTCACCATAGGAAATCCTACCATAAGTATAATAAAAGATGTTTTTCCTGTAAACAAATATTTTTCATTAAACCAAATTTAGTGTGTGAAATGCAATCGCATATTTTCCAAAGCGATCACTGTTGCTTTACCGTTCAAAAAGAAAAAGGCCGTTTTGCTTCACTCCCTCGCCTGTTGTGTTCATTCCTGAAATTTTTGTTATTGACTAGCTCGGAGTATCCGCTAATTTTTATCTTTACTTTTAAAGTTTCTTTAGGTAAACTTATTTTTATTGAGGAAAAATAAGTGTTTTAAGCCATGATTCTGTGAAAGCTGCATTTGATAAATATTAATAGTCATTTAACAATAACTATTTTAAGAAAGGGTTGCTAAAAATGGTTTTGTTCATTCAATGCATTATTCTCTGTCTATTATTTACTCTCGTTGTATTTCTTCAACTGGTTAAAAATGATCCTGTGAAAGCATTGTACAACTATCCCCCGAAAATACAGGAAAGAGTCAAATCGATGACGGAGTATGAAGGAAGAATTCCCACCAGGAATAATAAAATATCGGTCAAACTAATTGCTGCAGTCGTGTTTATCATCATTGGCGTTTTGCTTGCCGGAATGGCTGGTGCAGATGGCTTTCTGGATGCATTCATTCATATGTTCATTTTGTTTACGGTCGGCAATCTCTATGATTTGATTGTGATAGACTGGTTGATCTTTCGTCATGTCAAAAAGTTTCGTATACCGGGAACTGAAGATATGGTTAGCGAGTATCATAATTACTGGTTCCATTTCGTAGCCTTTATGAGAGGGATAGTTATTGGGTTAGTCATATCAGCAGTTGTTGGGATCATCTACATGTTGGTTTTTTAAATCCTGTCATTGAGGACTTGCGCCCTATAGCTGTATGTGCTGTTACACGCAAAGAAAGCCACCTACATTCAGGTGGCTTTCTTTGAGAAAATATTTTTTCTTGTCCTTCTCTCAACCAAAATCTTTTTGTTCTCATACCTGCTAAGCCGTTCAGAAAAAATCGAACTCATCGTACACATAGGGTTGATCAGGCTCAGGAATTTTCTCAATTTCAGCCGCTTTTACATAAGGATCGGAACCTTCAGCATTCTCGTTATTCGCTAATTCTCCTTTTACGCGAACCCAAGAATCCATTTCATATAATTGGGCGTCTTCTGCGCTTACATGAAAAGCGTACACAACGGCATCTGCCAAACAGCATGTAATCACAAAACGAGCGACAAGAAACTCATCATCATTCATGGCAGGATCCTTATAAACAAATCCGGTAAAATCCATATCTTGACCATGAAGGCGCTCTCCGCCTTGTCCAATCCCTCGCATGACATCGACATAATTTCCATCGTCCAAGACAATCTCTGTTTGCTCTGCCAATTTTTCGGCCATATCCTCCCCTTGCTCTTGCCTGACTTCTTGTTCACTGATCACGGCTGAATGCGAATCACTGGTCGAGTTGGTTTCTTCTTGTGAGGAAGGTTCAATGGTTTGCGTACCCCGATTTGCAACAATTTCACTATTGAGCGTTGCCGATGGAAGCAGTATACCGGCAAAAATGGGAATGAGAAACAAACTATACGCGATCATATTGATACTGGTTGAAGCAGGAATGTGATGGTCTTCGTTGCATGAATGAGGATCTTTGGGGTAGGCACTTCTAAAAATTTGGAAAAGCCCAAGGACAAAAAATATGACGGTCGCCAAATAGCTAAATCCAACCATGCTTGGAGAGATATAAAAATAGATCGATTCGGTCAGCAACAACGAAAGTAGCAATATAGCAAAACCTAGCATAATAATGCCTCGCAAAAAAATGTGGAAAGTCACATCAATCTTTTTGGCCATAGCACTCTCTCCTCATTAAAGCAAAGGATGTAGGAACATAATTGCAGTGAAGACAATGACGGTTGTTGTGCCAATAACGACAAACACCACGCGTGCTTTAAATAAAGCCAGCATCATGATGGTATTTTTCAAATCAATCATCGGACCATAAACCAAGAAGGCAAGCAAGGATCCATTGGTAAATGTAGACCCAAAAGATGCAGCCACAAAAGCATCGGCTTCCGCACATAGAGATAGAAGATAGGCTAATCCCATCATGGCGATCGTTGAAGCAACCGCATCATCCCCGATGGAAAAAAGCAACTGACGATCAAAGAACGTTTGAAAAACCGAAGCAATGAAGGCCCCGATGATAAAATATTTTCCGACCATAAAAAACTCATCGATAGCATGATACAATCCTTGGGTTAACCGATGTTGCGAATGATCATGGTCGTGTTGACAACCCGTACCATGAACGGGTGGTTGAGACCTTAAAGGTTGCCGATTTTTTAACAAACGATAAACGATGCCCCCGATAAGGATGGAAAGAACGATCGCCAACCCCATACGCCAGTATAGGATCGATAAATTGTTTTGAAACGCGAAAAACGTAGAGGCAGCCACAATAGGGTTTAAGATTGGCATCGACATCATAATAACGATGCCGAGATGTAACGGCAATCCTTTCCTAATTAACCTTCGCACAACCGGAACCACGGCGCATTCACAAATGGGAAGAAGAATGCCCACCATTGTTGCCGGCAGTAACGCAACCATTGGGGATCTTGGTAATACACGATGAATCCAGTCTTCCTTAACGAATACTTGGACAAGAGAAGAAAAAAGCACCCCCATAAGCAAAAAAGGAAACGCTTCTAAAACAATGCTTAGAAAAATAGAGTGTGCCTGCAACAAAGATGTTGGAATGGCTTGAACTTCTTCAAGTGATTGAAATGGCTCCGCAAAAATGAGCGCTGCAAAAAATAAAAAGAGAATGAGTATGCCTAATGAATCTTTTAGAAACGTGCCCCCATGTTGATTTCTCATAGAATAGTAGCCTCGTCTTTTTCGGATTTTACTAGATACTATGAGAGCAGATGATAGGTTATGACTCGTGCACGGTTGCGGAACGATCCACGCACACCAGCATTAGAAAACTTGGCTTTTCGCAAAGCTTTTATGGCGAAAGCCTTCGCCCAACTTATGTAGGTAGGGATTGCTGAACAACTTACAGCTATCAGCTGAAGCCGGGATGCCGCTTCCATGGCTTCGCTTTCCGCGGACGAACGGTCAAGCCTCCTCCGCGCAAAACCGGCGCTGCGGGGGCTTGACGCGTCCGTTTCTCGCCATTGCAGCGTCATCCCTCCGTCCGTTGCCCGAAGTGCAAGGGGTTTTTCGCTTATAGGATGGATTTCCTTGCATCCAACTTTGACAACACCAGGCTTTTCCCTTTATTCAGCAGTCCCCAGTACTACAGCGAAAGATTGGCTAAAGAAAGTCACTAGACGTCTTTATTATAGTCGAAGACAGCCATGAGATTAGGGATGTTGCAGGCTTTTCTGGAAGAATGTTTATAAGTTTCGCTGTAGTACTAGGTAAGAAAGTTAATTTATACTTTCTTACCTATCAAAAAAGCCACCTATGAAAAATAGGTGGCCCATAAATAAATAAGGGGATAATTAGAGTATAAAACAAAGTTATTTTCCTGTAAACAACTTTTTTTCTCTTGGTAAAATGTTGTTTTATACGGTGGTCAACAATTCGTCCAGAGCGTTTATGCATCTGTCTGGCCTTCACCGATTCTTTTTTGCGAAACAGCCTTTGCAATCAACCCATGCGTTGGGGAGAAAAGAAACGCAAGCAAGAAGAGTACGCCTGCCATCGTCGCCATCATGCCGGCAATGGAAGCATCTAGCCAGGCAGCGATGTAATACCCTGAAAATGCAGCGAGTACGCCGAAAATAGCACTAAGGACAAACATCATGCTTAAGCGTTCCGTCAACAAATACGCAGTTGCACCCGGCGCGATCAACATGGCAACAACAAGAATAGCGCCAACAGCGTCGAATGAAGCAACCGCTGTGAGGGATGTCATGCCCATGAGGAGATAGTGCAGCACTCCGACGGGCAATCCAATAGCAGCCGCCAGTTCAGGATCAAATGTGCTTACCTTGAATTCTTTATAAAAGAGAAGCAGCAGGATCACGTCGATAACGAGGACAATGCCAAGCATCCAAACCGCCTGCGGAATCCCTTCAATGCCGAACCAGTCAACCGTCTCCCAGGGAATAAACGCGATTTCCCCCATGATGGTGTGTTCCACGTCAATGTGGACATTACCCGCAAACATGGATACGAGAATAACCCCGATAGCAAACAATGTTGTAAATACGATGCCGATCGAAGCATCGGATTGTACGCCGGCAGAATGGAGCATTTGTACAAATACGGTTGTGAGCAAGCCGACAATCGCTGCCCCGATAAACATTGTCCACCCATCCAACGATTGGGTGATGAGAAAAGCAGAAATAATTCCCAGCAACACCGTGTGGCTAATGGCATCGGATAGCATCGCCAATTTCCGCAAAATAAGCAGTACGCCGATAATTCCGCAGGTAACGCCTACAAGAGAGGCGGTTAAAAGAATCCAAAATGTATAACTCATTTACAACCGACCTCCTTCTTGCCGGAACATCTGCATTAATTTGGGCTCCAATTGATGCTCCTGCAATAACACGTGAAGACGTTCCTGTTCTTCTTCAGGAAGGGATAGGAAGTCCCAGTTCCGTTTTTCCATTTGAAGATTGGCGAAGCGGGCTTCGTGCATGGAATACACTTGCATGTAGCGATTGTTGAGTGTAATCTCATGCGCCGTTTCTCTCCCGGACGTTGTCAATGCATACCCTTCTCCCTCCACACCAATCGTTCCGGATCGTTGTAGTTCGGTTATCGCTTTCCGGAACCTGCGTTCGGATAACGGACGCAATGCCTGGATGTCTTCCCGTGAGAAAGCCTTAAGCGATCCGGATATTTGATAATGCTCTTCGACAAGTTCATAGATGCTTTGTAAAATTTGTTCCCTCGCCGTTTGCTTGCGCAATTGCTGCAGACGGTAAGCTTTGACAATCAGTCCCCTTTTTGGGGCAACGATCAGGGAAACAAAGAATACCGTAGAAGCGGCAATAATAATAACCGGACCTGTAGGCATACCGGAAATCGGCGCCGAGGTCACCGTGCCCAATATACCGGACAAAGCACCGAAAAAACCGGACAAGATGACCATCAAGTCTAATCGATCTGTCCAATAGCGGGCGGTAATCGCAGGTGCAATCAGCATCGCGACCATTAAAACGACACCTACCGCTTGGAGGCCGATCACGACAGCTGCGACAATCATCGTCATTAAAAGACCATTGAGAACGGTCGTAGGCAAACCAATGCCCTGCGCAAACTCCCGATCAAAAACGAGCAATTTCAGTTCCTTAAAAAGTAAAATAGTAATAATGATCAAAACCAAGGCGACTGAAGAAATAACACGGACATCCGAGCTCGTCATGGCGGCAGCCTGCCCAAAAATGAATTGATTCAAACCGGCTTGGCCCCCGATGGGAAGATTGTTGATAAAGGTGAGAAGAACGATGCCGATGCCGAAAAAAACAGATAGAACCAAACCGATGGCAGCATCTGTTTTTAGGCGTGTATAATAGGCGATCGCTTGAATGCAATACGTTCCCAAGTAAGCCGTCAATCCCGCCCCCACCAACAAGGCGCCCATCATTTTTTCACCGACGATGAGAAATGCGATGCAAATGCCGGGGAGGGCAGAGTGGCTCATGGCGTCGCTGATCAAGCTTTGCCGGCGCAACAGAGCGAAACTCCCGAGCACCCCGCCGGCAATTCCGAGTGCGGTGGTCGCAAATAGAACCCATTGGACATTCGGGTAAGTGAGCATTTCAAGCAAGCGGGGTCACTTCCTTTTCTTCTTCCTGATCGAGGAGTGTTAACTTGCCGCCATATGTTTTTTGCAAAAGATCTTTTTTAAACGTTTCTGCCGTCGGCCCGAAAGCGATTTTACGAACATTTAGCAACATGATCCAGTCAAAGTAGTCTTGGACGGTTTGCAAATCGTGATGAACGACGAGAACGGTTTTTCCCTGATCTTTTAACTCGCTTAATAACTGGATAATCGCTCGCTCCGTAGCGGCGTCCACACCGACAAACGGTTCATCCATAAAGTAGACTTGCGCGTTTTGGGCGAGTGCGCGGGCGAGAAACACTCGTTGTTGCTGACCGCCCGACAGCTGGCTGATTTGTCGGTTTGCGTATTGATCCATGCCGACTTTTTCAAGGCAGGACATGGCTTCTCTACGGTCATTCTTTTTTACTCTGCGAAACATGCCGATCTGGCCATATCTTCCCATAAGCACAACGTCGAGGGCATTCGTCGGAAAATCCCAATCGACCGAACCTCTTTGCGGAACATAACCGACCATTTGCCGTTGCTTACGGTAGGATTTTCCATAAATATTAACTTCCCCGGTAGCCTTTGGCACCAGGCCGAGAATCGATTTCAACAATGTTGATTTCCCCGCCCCGTTGGGGCCGATGATACCAATGAGTTTGCCTTCCGGTGCCTCAAAATTTATACTTTGAAGGACCGGTTTACGATGATAAGCCACGGTAACGTTCGTTGCAGTTATCGGATCCATGATGTAACGCTCCTTCTCATAATTAAACGTGTCCGTAAATAGGCAGGAGGGAAAGCGAACGACGCACGCTTTCCCCCGCTGCCATTGATTTTATTCCAAGGTATCTACGATTTGATCGACATTTGCTTCGTACATTCCGACATACGTACCTTCTTCCGTGTCGGGTTCTCCCATTGCATCGGAATAAAGGGCACCGCCGTTGTCAACCTCGTGTCCTTGCTCTTCTGCGCCTTCGATGACGGCCTCAACGGCACTGTCTTCAACGCTCGTTTCGGAAAAAAGCGCGGTGACATCCCGTTCAATCATTTCATCAATAACATCTTGCACATCGCTTACCCCTACCTCAGCCTCTGTACTAATGCCTTGCAGACCCATTACATCCATACCTACGGCTTCACCGAAGTATTGGAATGCGTCATGGGCGGTAACGAGCACGCGACTGTCTTCGTCGATGTCATCGACCCGATCTTGAGCCCATTCTTGCAGTCCATCGATTTCATCGAGGTATTCTTCTGCATTTGCTTGATAATCTTCCTCATTGTCAGGATCGTGCTCAACTAAACCGTCTCTTACGCCTTCAACCGCATAAGACCATAATTCAGGGTCGAACCAAATGTGAGGATCGGGGGTCCCGGCTTCTTCTTCATCCTCTAAAATATCCTCCTCGGGAAGCTCTTCCCCCAATTCATGCACCGGTTGATCATTTGCCATTTGCTCCAACATATCCGCCATTTGTTCTTCCAAGTTCAACCCATTCCAGAAAATGATATCCGCTTCGTCGAGCGTTTCCACATCTCCCTGGGAAGCTTCATAATCGTGAGGGTCAATACCCGGTCCCATCAACCCAGTATTTTCCACATGTTCACCGCCAACATTTTCCACGATGTCACTGATTTGGCTTGTCGTCGATGTCACTTGAATGGGTCCATCCCCATCTCCAGATCCGGAATCATCCGATTCTTCATCCTCCGCAGTTTCTTCCCCATTGGAGGCTTCTTCACCATCTGCACTCGATTCTTCATCGCCACAGGCAGACAGCAACAACCCTAAACTTGAAAAGATAGATACAAAAATAACCGTTGGTTTCTTCAATTTCCTTTCCCCATTTCTTCTATGTTTTGCAAGTTGAACACGAAATTAACGTAATAACTTTCTTTCGGACAAACAATTTTGCATAAGCAATAAATGTTTCCTATGCACAACTTATATCTATATAGTATGCCTAGGAGAACAATTTGTCAATACAAAATGATCAACTTGTATAAAATTATCGAGATGCTTCATTGAAAAAAGCTGCGTGCCTCAAGAAGTTTATTATCCTATATTGAGAGCTAAAGATAGTCATATTCAATCATCACAAATTTTATCCCGAAAAACGAGCTCGCACAAAAAGAGAAGCATTCACAAGAAAATCTTTCCCATAACCAAAATAATTGTTTACAGCCAAATTATTATCCGTTATACTATTATTGGGTGAACTCTCCTCCAATTGATGGATCTTGAGAAAAGAGCTTTTAGCCATAGCTCTTTTCTCATTTTCCTTTTACAACCCAAAATCCAGTGAGAATAATTCCGATCCCCACCCCTGTTCGCCAAGTGGGTATTTCTTTAAAGAAAATATAACCAATTACTACACTTACTAAAATTTCCAAACCTTTTGAGACGATTAGTGCGAACGTAAGATGGTTAGAACTACTTGTTAAAAATTT belongs to Salicibibacter cibi and includes:
- a CDS encoding metal ABC transporter solute-binding protein, Zn/Mn family — its product is MKKPTVIFVSIFSSLGLLLSACGDEESSADGEEASNGEETAEDEESDDSGSGDGDGPIQVTSTTSQISDIVENVGGEHVENTGLMGPGIDPHDYEASQGDVETLDEADIIFWNGLNLEEQMADMLEQMANDQPVHELGEELPEEDILEDEEEAGTPDPHIWFDPELWSYAVEGVRDGLVEHDPDNEEDYQANAEEYLDEIDGLQEWAQDRVDDIDEDSRVLVTAHDAFQYFGEAVGMDVMGLQGISTEAEVGVSDVQDVIDEMIERDVTALFSETSVEDSAVEAVIEGAEEQGHEVDNGGALYSDAMGEPDTEEGTYVGMYEANVDQIVDTLE
- a CDS encoding metal ABC transporter permease, with the protein product MSYTFWILLTASLVGVTCGIIGVLLILRKLAMLSDAISHTVLLGIISAFLITQSLDGWTMFIGAAIVGLLTTVFVQMLHSAGVQSDASIGIVFTTLFAIGVILVSMFAGNVHIDVEHTIMGEIAFIPWETVDWFGIEGIPQAVWMLGIVLVIDVILLLLFYKEFKVSTFDPELAAAIGLPVGVLHYLLMGMTSLTAVASFDAVGAILVVAMLIAPGATAYLLTERLSMMFVLSAIFGVLAAFSGYYIAAWLDASIAGMMATMAGVLFLLAFLFSPTHGLIAKAVSQKRIGEGQTDA
- a CDS encoding metal ABC transporter ATP-binding protein translates to MDPITATNVTVAYHRKPVLQSINFEAPEGKLIGIIGPNGAGKSTLLKSILGLVPKATGEVNIYGKSYRKQRQMVGYVPQRGSVDWDFPTNALDVVLMGRYGQIGMFRRVKKNDRREAMSCLEKVGMDQYANRQISQLSGGQQQRVFLARALAQNAQVYFMDEPFVGVDAATERAIIQLLSELKDQGKTVLVVHHDLQTVQDYFDWIMLLNVRKIAFGPTAETFKKDLLQKTYGGKLTLLDQEEEKEVTPLA
- the rpsN gene encoding 30S ribosomal protein S14; this translates as MAKKSKIVKEQKREQLVAQYAELRKKLKEEGNYEALRKLPRDSSPTRLTSRCQITGRPRGVFRKYKMSRIAFREYAHKGQLPGVKKASW
- a CDS encoding metal ABC transporter permease, whose product is MLTYPNVQWVLFATTALGIAGGVLGSFALLRRQSLISDAMSHSALPGICIAFLIVGEKMMGALLVGAGLTAYLGTYCIQAIAYYTRLKTDAAIGLVLSVFFGIGIVLLTFINNLPIGGQAGLNQFIFGQAAAMTSSDVRVISSVALVLIIITILLFKELKLLVFDREFAQGIGLPTTVLNGLLMTMIVAAVVIGLQAVGVVLMVAMLIAPAITARYWTDRLDLMVILSGFFGALSGILGTVTSAPISGMPTGPVIIIAASTVFFVSLIVAPKRGLIVKAYRLQQLRKQTAREQILQSIYELVEEHYQISGSLKAFSREDIQALRPLSERRFRKAITELQRSGTIGVEGEGYALTTSGRETAHEITLNNRYMQVYSMHEARFANLQMEKRNWDFLSLPEEEQERLHVLLQEHQLEPKLMQMFRQEGGRL
- a CDS encoding TIGR03943 family putative permease subunit; the encoded protein is MAKKIDVTFHIFLRGIIMLGFAILLLSLLLTESIYFYISPSMVGFSYLATVIFFVLGLFQIFRSAYPKDPHSCNEDHHIPASTSINMIAYSLFLIPIFAGILLPSATLNSEIVANRGTQTIEPSSQEETNSTSDSHSAVISEQEVRQEQGEDMAEKLAEQTEIVLDDGNYVDVMRGIGQGGERLHGQDMDFTGFVYKDPAMNDDEFLVARFVITCCLADAVVYAFHVSAEDAQLYEMDSWVRVKGELANNENAEGSDPYVKAAEIEKIPEPDQPYVYDEFDFF
- a CDS encoding permease, producing the protein MRNQHGGTFLKDSLGILILFLFFAALIFAEPFQSLEEVQAIPTSLLQAHSIFLSIVLEAFPFLLMGVLFSSLVQVFVKEDWIHRVLPRSPMVALLPATMVGILLPICECAVVPVVRRLIRKGLPLHLGIVIMMSMPILNPIVAASTFFAFQNNLSILYWRMGLAIVLSILIGGIVYRLLKNRQPLRSQPPVHGTGCQHDHDHSQHRLTQGLYHAIDEFFMVGKYFIIGAFIASVFQTFFDRQLLFSIGDDAVASTIAMMGLAYLLSLCAEADAFVAASFGSTFTNGSLLAFLVYGPMIDLKNTIMMLALFKARVVFVVIGTTTVIVFTAIMFLHPLL
- a CDS encoding ZinT family metal-binding protein, whose amino-acid sequence is MSKKLLRSSGIVFVALMLASCQDSAADEEDTESEEVETAATEETTEDKEATEEGEHDHDHDHESEENAEAGDAEIEGFIDHYHTGDTVELTATTEEDEGDGHWHWYIRGGEEGEWEEADGGDGDTFEAEAVNHQQIKATLYDDDHEVISETEPVTVIIDDHDGDVYEGYFDDEDVEDRDISDWAGEWKSVYPYFQEGELDEVFEHRAEESDDMSVEDYEAYYETGYATSVDNIEITEDGEFTFHDDDETYSGTYDYDGYEILEYEAGNRGVRYIFELDEGDDDAPQNIQFSDHIIAPQPSSHFHIYWGDDRDELLDEVDHWPTYYPVDWSVDQIVDDLLLH